Proteins encoded by one window of Cyanobium sp. NS01:
- a CDS encoding AbrB family transcriptional regulator — MLTGTDLLTKVKELDDVGKSDLVRACGYVSTKKDGSERLNFTAFYEALLSAKGVDFGAAPSTGKGGRKLSFSTKVQFNGNLMVGKAYTALLGLEPGDEFEIKLGRKQIRLVPLGGEDEDE, encoded by the coding sequence ATGCTGACCGGAACAGACCTCCTCACCAAGGTCAAAGAGCTGGACGATGTTGGTAAATCCGATCTCGTGAGAGCTTGCGGGTATGTGTCCACCAAGAAAGACGGCAGCGAGCGGCTGAACTTCACAGCGTTCTACGAAGCCCTTCTGAGTGCGAAGGGGGTGGATTTCGGTGCTGCTCCCTCCACCGGCAAGGGAGGGCGCAAGCTCAGCTTTTCCACCAAGGTACAGTTCAACGGCAACTTGATGGTGGGCAAGGCCTACACCGCTTTGCTCGGCCTCGAGCCCGGAGATGAATTCGAGATCAAGCTGGGTCGCAAGCAGATCCGTCTGGTGCCCCTCGGGGGTGAGGACGAGGACGAGTGA
- a CDS encoding FAD-binding domain-containing protein, whose amino-acid sequence MAQRFRYLPQLELEPLWHCHQQETRLNARQEELYRRWQEGRTGFPIVDAASRCLLATGGWHELNFRSRAIHASFLTNLCGIDWRYGALHYMRHLLDGDCPIDHYQWAMQAGVTTGGGQQSGGEWGGQGAWTRIYHPGQLAVDRCDPQGVFVRRWLPELADLTNDQLGQPPAMADYPPPMLDYTSARADRLAWLQQRRQGWSRGGFSAMPSDVTPFGASRIPGSCLDWCQERHPALFPEGLDPGSLDREQQAALESWFMGGRTPAERPRSSRRQRNSTMQQLELFGGERGD is encoded by the coding sequence ATGGCCCAGCGTTTTCGCTACCTGCCCCAGCTGGAACTGGAGCCCCTCTGGCACTGCCACCAGCAGGAGACCCGACTCAACGCCCGCCAGGAGGAGCTGTATCGGCGCTGGCAGGAGGGGCGCACCGGCTTCCCGATCGTCGATGCCGCCTCCCGTTGTCTGCTGGCCACCGGCGGCTGGCACGAGCTCAACTTCCGCAGCCGGGCCATTCACGCCAGCTTCCTCACCAATCTCTGCGGCATCGACTGGCGCTACGGAGCCCTCCACTACATGCGCCATCTGCTCGATGGCGACTGCCCCATCGATCACTACCAGTGGGCGATGCAGGCGGGCGTCACCACAGGTGGCGGCCAGCAGAGTGGCGGTGAGTGGGGCGGCCAGGGAGCCTGGACCCGCATCTACCATCCCGGCCAGCTGGCGGTGGACCGCTGCGATCCCCAGGGGGTGTTCGTGCGTCGCTGGCTGCCGGAGCTCGCCGACCTCACCAACGACCAGCTGGGCCAGCCCCCTGCCATGGCCGACTATCCACCGCCGATGCTCGACTACACCAGCGCCCGAGCAGACCGCCTGGCCTGGCTGCAGCAGCGACGCCAGGGATGGAGCCGCGGCGGCTTCAGTGCCATGCCCAGCGATGTGACCCCCTTCGGGGCCAGCCGCATTCCCGGCAGCTGCCTCGACTGGTGCCAGGAGCGCCATCCGGCCCTGTTTCCCGAAGGCCTCGATCCCGGCAGCCTGGACAGAGAGCAGCAAGCCGCGCTGGAGAGCTGGTTCATGGGCGGGCGCACACCTGCTGAACGGCCCCGTTCCAGCCGGCGTCAGCGCAACAGCACCATGCAGCAACTGGAGCTGTTCGGCGGCGAGCGGGGAGACTGA
- a CDS encoding NAD(P)/FAD-dependent oxidoreductase yields the protein MLRLSELKLPLDHGEAELPAAICWRLRLRPGQLRDHHLVKRSVDARRGKPIQLVYSLDLVLDLSEREQERLLQRFRGDPHLRPSPDSTYHPVLPAGSGSNGTATRPVVVGAGPCGYFAALLLAQMGLRPLLLERGPAVKQRSADTFGFWKGQLPFKPESNAQFGEGGAGTFSDGKLYSQVSEPLPYCRKVLEELVAAGANPEILTLHHPHIGTFKLATVVRGLRQRIEALGGEVRFGSRVEGLLLAPGSRRVQGVRLADGHTITTTAVVLAVGHSARDTFLRLEECGVALEPKPFAIGLRIEHPQPLIDRARWGEAAGHPRLGAAEYKLVHHCRGPGLKGRSVYSFCMCPGGLVVGATSEAGAVVTNGMSQHSRNERNANSGLVVPVTLEDVRPYGRFEDDPLAGVAFQRHWEQLAFAAGGGTYQAPVQTVANFLAGIDPDGQGEGGSTGVVASYQPGVRGANLGGCLPPYVMEALREALPAFEGRLPGFCSSSALLTGVETRTSSPVRIPRDRTSLESLNTPGLYPGGEGAGYAGGILSAAIDGIKLAEQVALAVAQS from the coding sequence TCAGGCCTGGCCAGCTGCGCGACCACCACCTGGTGAAGCGCAGTGTCGATGCACGCCGCGGCAAGCCGATCCAGCTGGTGTACAGCCTGGATCTGGTGCTCGATCTCAGTGAGCGTGAGCAGGAGCGGCTGCTGCAGCGCTTCCGCGGCGATCCCCACCTGAGGCCCAGCCCCGACAGCACCTATCACCCCGTGCTGCCCGCCGGCAGCGGCAGCAACGGCACCGCCACCCGGCCCGTGGTAGTGGGCGCCGGACCCTGCGGCTATTTCGCCGCCCTGCTGCTGGCCCAGATGGGGCTGCGCCCCCTGCTGCTGGAGCGGGGTCCGGCCGTGAAGCAGCGCAGCGCCGACACCTTCGGCTTCTGGAAGGGCCAGCTTCCGTTCAAACCGGAGTCGAATGCCCAGTTCGGCGAGGGCGGTGCCGGCACCTTCTCCGACGGCAAGCTCTACAGCCAGGTGAGCGAACCTCTCCCCTACTGCCGCAAGGTGCTGGAGGAACTGGTGGCGGCAGGAGCCAACCCGGAGATCCTCACCCTGCACCACCCGCACATCGGCACCTTCAAGCTGGCGACGGTGGTGCGGGGGCTACGGCAGCGGATCGAGGCCCTCGGCGGGGAGGTGCGCTTCGGCAGCAGGGTGGAGGGACTGCTGCTGGCCCCAGGCAGCCGCAGGGTGCAAGGCGTGCGGCTGGCCGATGGCCACACGATCACCACCACTGCGGTGGTCTTGGCGGTGGGTCACAGCGCCCGCGACACCTTCCTGAGGCTCGAGGAGTGCGGCGTCGCCCTGGAGCCCAAGCCCTTCGCCATCGGTCTGCGGATCGAGCATCCCCAGCCCCTGATCGACCGGGCCCGCTGGGGCGAGGCCGCCGGCCACCCCCGCCTGGGCGCCGCCGAGTACAAGCTGGTGCATCACTGCAGGGGGCCTGGCCTGAAAGGCCGCAGCGTCTACAGCTTCTGCATGTGCCCGGGCGGCCTGGTGGTGGGGGCAACCTCGGAGGCCGGCGCGGTGGTGACCAATGGCATGAGCCAGCACTCCCGCAACGAGCGCAATGCCAACAGCGGCCTGGTGGTGCCGGTGACTCTTGAGGATGTTCGCCCCTACGGCCGCTTCGAAGACGACCCCCTTGCCGGGGTGGCCTTCCAGAGGCACTGGGAACAGCTGGCCTTTGCCGCAGGTGGAGGCACCTACCAGGCACCGGTCCAGACCGTTGCCAACTTCCTCGCTGGCATCGACCCAGATGGACAGGGCGAAGGGGGCAGCACGGGCGTGGTTGCCTCCTACCAGCCAGGGGTGCGTGGGGCCAACCTGGGTGGCTGCCTGCCGCCCTATGTGATGGAGGCCCTCAGGGAAGCGCTACCGGCCTTTGAGGGCAGGCTTCCGGGGTTCTGCAGCTCCAGTGCCCTGCTCACCGGCGTGGAAACACGCACGTCATCACCGGTGAGGATTCCACGCGATCGCACCAGCCTGGAAAGCCTCAACACCCCCGGGCTCTACCCGGGAGGCGAAGGGGCTGGCTATGCCGGCGGCATCCTTTCAGCCGCCATCGACGGCATCAAACTGGCTGAGCAGGTGGCTCTGGCCGTGGCTCAATCCTGA